One part of the Budorcas taxicolor isolate Tak-1 chromosome 22, Takin1.1, whole genome shotgun sequence genome encodes these proteins:
- the TWSG1 gene encoding twisted gastrulation protein homolog 1: MKSLSVVMLTLPILVFLTWVPMSLSCNKALCASDVSKCLIQELCQCRPGEGNCSCCKECMLCLGTLWDECCDCVGMCNPRNYSDTPPTSKSTVEELHEPIPSLFRALTEGDTQLNWNIVSFPVAEELSHHENLVSFLETVNQPHHQNVSVPSNNVHAPYSSDKEHMCTVVYFDDCMSIHQCKISCESMGASKYRWFHNACCECIGPECIDYGSKTVKCMNCMF, encoded by the exons ATGAAGTCACTCTCTGTTGTTATGCTTACTCTCCCCATTCTGGTGTTCCTGACATGGGTCCCTATGTCACTGAGTTGTAACAAAGCACTCTGTGCCAGTGATGTGAGCAAATGCCTCATTCAG GAGCTCTGCCAGTgccgccctggagaaggaaactgctccTGCTGTAAGGAGTGCATGCTGTGTCTTGGGACCCTCTGGGATGAGTGCTGTGACTGTGTTG GTATGTGTAACCCTCGAAACTATAGCGACACGCCACCAACTTCGAAGAGCACAGTGGAGGAGCTTCACGAGcccatcccttccctcttccgAGCGCTCACAGAAGGAGACACCCAGCTGAACTGGAACATCGTCTCCTTCCCTGTTGCAGAAGAGCTCTCACATCACGAGAACCTGGTTTCATTTTTAGAAACCGTGAACCAACCCCACCACCAAAATGTGTCTGTTCCCAGTAACAACGTTCACGCTCCATATTCTAGTGACAAAG AACACATGTGTACCGTGGTTTACTTTGATGACTGCATGTCCATACATCAGTGTAAAATATCCTGTGAGTCCATGGGCGCTTCCAAGTATCGCTGGTTCCACAATGCCTGCTGCGAGTGCATCGGCCCAGAGTGCATCGACTATGGTAGCAAAACTGTCAAATGTATGAACTGCATGTTTTAA